A single genomic interval of Brevibacillus brevis harbors:
- a CDS encoding glutathione ABC transporter substrate-binding protein produces MKKQKMLGSMLAGILSVGLVLTGCSTGTEQGAAGTPTAKEAPATDQTLVIARQSDANNLDPHFISAINAASVVHHKVYEGLIQRDDNMAFKPMLATEWKQLDDVTWEFKLRQGVNFHDGTPFNAEAVKATFARVLDEKVASPRASQFKMVSEVKVVDDYTVHFKLAYPYSPLLSILANHEGSIISPKAIEQYGKELSKHPVGTGPFVFESWTPGQEIVLVKNDNYWGEKVKFKKAVFKVVPEDTTRVAMVETGEAHIAEPLPVTEIDRVSNSPHMSLYRTEGLGTDFIGFNTKKKPFDDARVRQAINYAIETDAIIKGVYNDVGTKANSAMSQKVLGYDEALKGYEFDPNKAKALLKEAGYPEGFKTTLWTGDRKERINAAEVIQSQLKGIGIEVEVKVLEYGAYLDAEDNGETELFISGWGNATGDADYNQYNLFHSSSLGKGGNTTFYVNKEVDKLIEEGRREQDTEKRKQIYAKALEIEKQEAPIVPIRNLEHVAAVAKNIKGFWISPSGYMMINGITIE; encoded by the coding sequence ATGAAAAAACAGAAGATGCTAGGTTCAATGCTGGCAGGTATCCTGAGCGTTGGCCTCGTGCTTACAGGCTGTTCAACAGGTACAGAGCAAGGTGCGGCAGGGACTCCGACTGCGAAGGAAGCTCCGGCAACAGATCAGACGCTGGTGATTGCACGGCAGTCAGACGCAAACAATCTAGACCCGCACTTTATTTCAGCGATCAATGCAGCGAGTGTGGTCCATCACAAAGTGTACGAAGGCCTCATCCAGCGAGATGATAACATGGCGTTCAAACCGATGCTCGCCACGGAATGGAAGCAGTTGGACGATGTCACCTGGGAGTTCAAGCTGCGTCAGGGAGTCAACTTCCACGATGGTACGCCGTTTAACGCCGAGGCGGTGAAAGCAACATTCGCACGCGTCCTCGATGAAAAGGTCGCCTCTCCACGTGCGTCACAGTTCAAGATGGTATCGGAAGTCAAGGTAGTGGATGATTACACCGTTCATTTCAAGCTAGCCTACCCGTATTCTCCATTACTATCGATCCTCGCCAATCACGAAGGCAGCATCATTAGTCCAAAAGCAATTGAGCAATACGGCAAGGAGCTGAGCAAGCATCCCGTTGGTACAGGGCCGTTCGTATTCGAATCGTGGACACCTGGCCAAGAGATCGTGCTCGTGAAAAATGACAACTACTGGGGAGAAAAGGTAAAATTCAAGAAGGCTGTCTTCAAAGTCGTACCAGAGGACACGACACGCGTAGCCATGGTAGAGACGGGAGAAGCGCATATTGCTGAACCATTGCCGGTGACAGAAATTGACCGCGTCAGTAATTCCCCTCATATGAGCTTGTACCGCACAGAGGGCTTGGGGACAGATTTCATCGGGTTCAATACGAAGAAAAAACCGTTTGACGACGCTCGTGTTCGCCAGGCGATCAACTATGCGATTGAGACCGATGCGATCATCAAAGGTGTGTACAACGATGTCGGAACAAAAGCGAACTCTGCAATGAGTCAGAAGGTTCTTGGATACGATGAGGCGTTAAAAGGATACGAGTTTGATCCGAACAAGGCGAAGGCTCTGTTAAAAGAAGCAGGCTATCCGGAAGGCTTCAAGACAACCTTGTGGACAGGCGATCGCAAGGAACGGATTAATGCTGCGGAAGTGATCCAGTCCCAGTTAAAGGGGATTGGCATTGAAGTAGAGGTAAAAGTGCTAGAGTATGGAGCCTATTTAGATGCAGAAGACAACGGTGAAACAGAGCTGTTCATCAGCGGCTGGGGCAATGCCACTGGTGACGCTGACTACAACCAGTACAATCTGTTCCACTCCAGCTCTTTGGGCAAAGGCGGAAACACAACGTTCTACGTGAATAAAGAGGTGGACAAGCTGATCGAAGAGGGGCGCCGCGAGCAGGATACGGAAAAGCGCAAGCAAATCTATGCAAAGGCGCTGGAGATTGAAAAGCAAGAAGCACCAATCGTCCCAATCCGCAATCTTGAGCATGTCGCCGCAGTCGCCAAAAACATCAAAGGCTTCTGGATCAGCCCATCTGGGTACATGATGATCAATGGCATTACGATTGAATAA
- a CDS encoding amidohydrolase family protein, with translation MKESLWIKNASLECGYTEANGIVTGTKTECFHVLLTDGRVENVVPATSDIPDGVSAWDAQGLLMLPSFREMHIHLDKTFYGGPWQAVLPAPNRFFRIEQEQELLPRQLPVARERAEKLLELVQSHGATHVRTHCNIDPVIGLKNLEATWEALATYREKLSWEIVAFPQHGLLRSDSVSLVREAMKHGAGLVGGVDPATFDDDIEKSLDTMMDIAVEANADVDLHLHEPGHLGVYIMKKLAAMTKDAGWQGRVTVSHAYGLGEVPTAVAEEVAELFAEQQIAVMSAVPIDMPTIPIPLLHAKGVHVGLGNDNITDHWDPFGTGDMLQKANRLAERFRWIDERSLSRALGFVTGGLTPLDQAGNQVWPKVGDEANAVFVRAKCSAEAVARLSPKEAVVFSGKMVWQKQ, from the coding sequence ATGAAAGAAAGCTTGTGGATCAAAAATGCGAGTCTGGAATGTGGTTATACAGAGGCGAATGGCATCGTGACGGGAACAAAGACGGAGTGTTTTCATGTCTTGCTCACGGACGGCCGCGTGGAGAACGTCGTACCTGCTACTTCTGATATACCCGATGGGGTATCTGCGTGGGATGCACAAGGCCTATTGATGCTTCCTTCTTTCCGGGAAATGCACATTCATCTGGACAAAACATTTTATGGAGGCCCGTGGCAAGCCGTTCTTCCTGCTCCCAATCGTTTTTTTCGAATCGAACAAGAGCAGGAACTGCTGCCCCGCCAACTACCCGTCGCTCGTGAGCGTGCAGAAAAGCTGCTGGAGTTAGTGCAATCACACGGTGCTACTCACGTGCGAACCCACTGCAACATTGACCCGGTCATTGGGCTGAAAAACCTGGAAGCTACATGGGAGGCACTGGCAACTTATCGTGAAAAACTTTCCTGGGAAATTGTCGCGTTTCCCCAACATGGCTTGCTACGAAGTGATTCTGTTTCCCTCGTTCGCGAGGCGATGAAGCATGGAGCTGGCCTCGTCGGTGGTGTCGATCCCGCCACGTTTGACGATGATATTGAGAAATCACTTGATACAATGATGGACATAGCAGTGGAAGCAAATGCGGATGTTGACTTGCACTTGCACGAGCCTGGACATTTGGGTGTTTATATTATGAAAAAACTGGCTGCTATGACGAAGGATGCGGGGTGGCAAGGTCGAGTCACTGTCAGTCATGCTTACGGGCTAGGAGAGGTTCCGACTGCTGTGGCAGAAGAGGTCGCGGAGCTTTTTGCCGAGCAGCAAATCGCTGTCATGTCAGCTGTGCCCATTGATATGCCGACCATCCCGATTCCGTTGCTTCATGCCAAGGGCGTCCATGTTGGTTTGGGCAATGACAACATCACCGATCATTGGGACCCATTTGGAACTGGAGATATGCTGCAAAAAGCTAACCGTCTGGCTGAACGGTTCCGATGGATCGATGAGCGATCTCTATCACGTGCACTGGGATTCGTTACAGGTGGCTTGACTCCACTGGACCAAGCTGGGAATCAGGTTTGGCCGAAAGTAGGAGACGAGGCAAATGCGGTTTTCGTTCGTGCCAAATGCTCCGCCGAGGCTGTGGCTAGACTATCTCCGAAGGAAGCAGTGGTTTTCTCGGGCAAGATGGTTTGGCAGAAACAATAA
- a CDS encoding glutathione ABC transporter substrate-binding protein codes for MKKTRMVGSLLALTLTVSVALTGCGGASSEQSSSTNTTATEAPKEGGTLIVARKADANNLDPHFISNIPSANYVYGKVYESLVSRDKNGEYKPTLATEWKQLDDLTWEFKLREGVTFHDGTPFTADAVKKTFERVRDPKVASPRASNFSMIKEIKIVDDKTVHFVLEYPFAPLLSILASSEGSIISPKAIAEHSDTLAKQPVGTGPFKFTAWAPGQDMKLSKNDTYWGEKPKVDEVVYKVVPEDTTRVAMIEAGEAHIGDQLPVTEVERAQASPGMNMVRAEGLGVDYIGFNVQKKPFDDVRVRQAVAHAIEKQAIVQGVYNNVGTQAVSSMSPKVIGYNPNLQDYSYDVNAAKALLAEAGYPNGFKTSIVTDDRKERMNVAEVIQSQLKGIGIDLEIKVMEYGAYLEHTDNGEHAMFIGGWGNATGDGDYNQYNVFHSTSKGSAGNMAFYNNPEVDKLIEEGRREKDAQKRNEIYAKLQEIELKEVPILPIRTIDHVAVTSKNVNGFWLSPVGYLMLDEVSIN; via the coding sequence ATGAAGAAAACGCGCATGGTCGGTTCCTTGTTGGCTCTGACATTGACGGTTAGTGTTGCGCTGACTGGATGTGGTGGTGCGAGCTCGGAGCAATCCAGTTCGACGAATACAACTGCTACAGAAGCTCCGAAAGAAGGGGGAACCCTGATTGTAGCCCGCAAGGCAGACGCCAACAATTTGGACCCGCATTTCATCTCTAATATTCCTTCGGCAAACTATGTGTATGGAAAAGTGTATGAGAGCTTGGTTTCTCGCGATAAAAACGGCGAGTACAAGCCTACACTCGCTACTGAATGGAAACAGCTCGACGACCTGACATGGGAGTTTAAGCTCCGCGAGGGCGTTACGTTCCATGATGGTACACCCTTTACAGCAGACGCTGTGAAAAAGACGTTCGAACGTGTACGCGATCCAAAGGTTGCATCACCGCGTGCATCTAACTTCTCTATGATCAAAGAAATCAAGATCGTGGATGACAAGACTGTACATTTCGTGCTGGAGTATCCTTTTGCACCGCTGCTCTCCATCTTGGCTAGCTCGGAAGGAAGCATTATCAGCCCGAAAGCAATCGCCGAGCATTCCGATACATTGGCGAAGCAGCCTGTGGGAACCGGACCTTTCAAATTTACAGCGTGGGCACCGGGTCAAGATATGAAACTTTCGAAAAATGATACCTACTGGGGTGAAAAACCAAAGGTAGATGAAGTAGTGTATAAGGTCGTTCCAGAAGATACGACACGTGTAGCGATGATCGAAGCAGGCGAAGCGCACATCGGCGATCAGCTTCCTGTGACAGAAGTAGAGCGCGCACAGGCATCTCCTGGCATGAACATGGTACGTGCAGAAGGCTTGGGTGTGGATTATATCGGCTTTAACGTGCAGAAGAAGCCATTTGATGATGTACGCGTACGTCAAGCTGTCGCACATGCTATCGAAAAACAAGCCATTGTGCAAGGGGTATACAACAATGTGGGAACACAAGCTGTTTCCTCGATGTCGCCAAAAGTAATCGGCTATAACCCGAATCTCCAGGATTACTCGTATGACGTCAATGCAGCAAAAGCACTGCTTGCAGAGGCAGGTTACCCGAACGGCTTCAAGACGTCCATCGTGACAGACGACCGTAAAGAGCGCATGAACGTAGCAGAAGTCATCCAGTCACAGTTGAAAGGCATCGGCATTGATTTGGAGATCAAAGTAATGGAATACGGTGCGTATCTGGAGCACACAGACAATGGTGAGCATGCGATGTTCATCGGGGGCTGGGGCAATGCAACAGGGGATGGCGACTACAACCAGTACAACGTCTTCCACAGCACTTCGAAAGGCAGCGCAGGTAACATGGCGTTCTACAACAATCCAGAGGTAGACAAGCTGATTGAAGAAGGTCGTCGCGAAAAAGATGCGCAAAAACGCAATGAAATTTACGCAAAGCTGCAAGAAATCGAGTTAAAGGAAGTACCGATTCTTCCAATCCGCACGATTGACCATGTGGCAGTTACATCCAAGAATGTAAATGGCTTCTGGCTGAGCCCTGTTGGCTACTTGATGCTGGATGAAGTATCGATCAACTAA
- a CDS encoding NUDIX hydrolase, whose translation MQEEQLDIFDEAGQHIGVEARSEVHRLGLWHQTFHCWIYRVVDDQIELLFQKRHPQKDTCPNLLDITSAGHLLASEQPCDGVRELEEELGLSVSFEELDKVGVFRDVMVAPSIMDKEMCHIFLYECDQPLHEYRVQEEEVTGLFWVSLHELERLFAGQIEQMTVNGFLLTENGEQKDTAMITDKADFVPHEVHYYQQVFAAVKLRAANR comes from the coding sequence ATGCAGGAAGAGCAGCTAGACATTTTTGACGAAGCAGGACAGCACATCGGGGTAGAAGCGCGTAGCGAAGTACACCGCTTGGGGCTGTGGCACCAAACCTTTCACTGCTGGATTTATCGCGTAGTAGATGACCAGATCGAATTGTTGTTCCAAAAAAGACATCCACAAAAGGATACTTGTCCGAACTTGCTCGACATTACCTCTGCCGGTCATCTTCTCGCTTCGGAACAGCCATGTGACGGCGTTCGGGAGTTGGAGGAGGAGCTGGGCTTGTCCGTGAGCTTTGAGGAATTGGATAAGGTAGGCGTCTTTCGTGATGTAATGGTTGCCCCCTCCATCATGGATAAGGAAATGTGCCATATATTTTTGTACGAATGCGATCAACCCTTACACGAGTACCGAGTACAGGAAGAAGAAGTCACGGGGCTATTTTGGGTCAGTCTGCATGAGCTAGAGCGGTTGTTTGCGGGCCAGATCGAGCAGATGACGGTGAATGGATTTTTGCTAACGGAAAATGGCGAGCAAAAAGATACAGCGATGATCACGGACAAAGCTGACTTTGTTCCACATGAGGTGCATTATTACCAGCAGGTGTTTGCAGCAGTGAAGCTACGCGCAGCCAATCGATAA
- a CDS encoding MDR family MFS transporter, which produces MRLQIMIALMLSTFLAAMEGTIVSTAVPRITSDLAGFEQVSWVYAIYMLATAVSAPIYGKLADLFGRKNVLLIGIGIFLLGSTLCGVATSMWQLIVFRAIQGLGAGSVMPITMTIIGDLYTEQTARAKAQGWISAVWGLSGVAGPLVGGFLVDTLTWRYIFFLNLPFGLVSFFMLVFLYKEKLAVKEKRHIDYPGALIFSVGTIALLYALLTGSQNQSWASPVTISLIVFALVTYLVFVSVEKKSPEPLIPLSLFTNRNVAMTNLLTLLTNGIVISMVVYLPIWSQGVLGESATMAGFVLTPMPVCWTIGSILAGNLLGKLRAEQLFIAGTAVLTVATTLLSFLSAQSAGYLIYVAVGLIGLGMGLISPIIMVKIQSSVAVDKRGTAVALNTFTGTFSQTFGAAVFGMLFNMVTVASGHANLGASFEHGSIPVAQLAQIRDLLASGVHVVFTGTLVLAIGSFVLALVIAKGSRVKQTH; this is translated from the coding sequence ATGAGATTACAGATTATGATTGCCCTAATGCTCTCGACATTCCTTGCTGCGATGGAAGGAACGATTGTGAGTACAGCCGTACCACGTATTACGAGTGATTTGGCAGGTTTTGAACAGGTGAGCTGGGTATACGCCATCTACATGCTTGCCACTGCCGTATCTGCTCCCATTTACGGCAAGCTGGCTGATTTATTTGGCCGAAAGAACGTTTTATTAATCGGGATCGGCATCTTTTTGTTAGGTTCCACGCTCTGTGGAGTGGCGACGTCGATGTGGCAGCTCATTGTATTCCGTGCCATTCAAGGCTTGGGTGCAGGTTCAGTCATGCCGATTACGATGACCATTATCGGAGATTTGTACACCGAGCAGACTGCCCGAGCGAAAGCGCAGGGCTGGATTAGCGCTGTATGGGGACTTTCCGGTGTGGCAGGTCCGCTGGTCGGAGGATTTTTGGTCGATACACTGACGTGGCGTTATATCTTTTTTCTTAATTTGCCTTTTGGCCTCGTATCGTTTTTCATGCTCGTCTTTTTGTACAAGGAAAAGCTTGCCGTCAAAGAAAAGCGCCATATCGATTATCCGGGAGCGCTTATTTTTTCGGTCGGGACCATCGCCTTGTTGTATGCCTTACTAACAGGTAGTCAGAATCAATCCTGGGCCAGTCCAGTGACGATTTCCTTGATCGTATTTGCTTTGGTGACCTATCTGGTGTTTGTATCGGTGGAAAAGAAATCACCTGAGCCACTAATTCCGCTTTCGCTTTTTACCAATCGAAACGTGGCCATGACCAATCTGCTGACACTCTTGACCAATGGAATTGTAATCAGCATGGTGGTGTACTTGCCGATCTGGAGCCAGGGAGTCTTGGGAGAAAGTGCGACAATGGCTGGCTTTGTCCTGACGCCGATGCCAGTTTGCTGGACGATCGGCTCTATCCTTGCCGGGAACTTGTTAGGCAAGCTGCGAGCTGAACAATTGTTTATCGCAGGGACAGCTGTTCTGACGGTAGCGACAACATTGTTGAGCTTCTTGTCCGCTCAGTCAGCGGGATATCTCATTTATGTGGCTGTAGGCTTAATTGGTTTGGGAATGGGACTCATTTCTCCGATCATCATGGTAAAAATTCAATCATCCGTTGCAGTCGACAAGAGGGGGACAGCGGTTGCCCTCAATACGTTCACGGGTACATTTAGCCAAACCTTCGGGGCAGCCGTATTCGGAATGTTGTTCAACATGGTGACTGTAGCAAGTGGTCATGCGAATTTAGGGGCCTCGTTTGAACACGGATCGATTCCAGTGGCACAGCTGGCACAGATCCGAGACTTATTGGCTAGCGGTGTTCATGTGGTCTTCACAGGTACCTTAGTGCTTGCGATAGGCAGCTTTGTTCTGGCGCTTGTGATCGCAAAAGGAAGCCGAGTCAAACAGACACACTAA
- a CDS encoding GNAT family N-acetyltransferase: MEEIRPVSIDDIDEVVRIAAMSYPGSNLLGAESRQRFAERVRETIENDPHVSYHGCYRDGRLVGIMKWYDFPMNVHGTPLLTGGIGLVAVDLLHKKEKVAMSMLQGFLSSYRERGISLVSLYPFRVDFYKQMGFGIGTKVHQYKFKPSSLPFVGKDKIVYIGKEDKEELSACYHRIARQTHGMIKRTDREWDRILDSPEMITVGYQKEGRLGGYLAFQFQSAHEKNKLFNNIEIRELLYESREALAQLLSFLRSQADQIQRIEFTTPDEDFHLLLSDPGNGTDSILWSIYHESHVSGVGLMYRIIDVPGFFRQLSHHRFGSETVNVKLTIRDSFLPENEGTWLIKFVDGRPELGEAVEPDVTVQLDISDFSSLVMGVVTARKLHQYGQLELDAPEKLPILDRLFAVSEKPRSVTTF, translated from the coding sequence ATGGAGGAGATTCGACCGGTTTCAATTGACGATATCGATGAGGTCGTTAGGATTGCAGCGATGAGTTACCCTGGAAGCAATCTACTGGGTGCAGAGAGCAGGCAGCGATTTGCCGAACGCGTAAGGGAGACGATCGAAAACGACCCGCACGTCAGCTACCACGGATGCTACCGTGATGGACGACTGGTCGGGATTATGAAATGGTACGATTTTCCCATGAATGTTCACGGTACACCGCTTTTGACTGGCGGGATTGGGTTGGTCGCCGTGGACCTTTTGCATAAAAAGGAAAAAGTGGCCATGTCGATGCTGCAAGGTTTTCTTTCCAGCTATCGGGAGCGGGGAATCTCGTTGGTCTCTCTCTATCCGTTTCGTGTTGATTTTTACAAGCAAATGGGGTTTGGAATAGGGACTAAGGTTCATCAATACAAGTTCAAGCCGTCCAGCCTGCCGTTTGTAGGTAAGGATAAAATCGTTTATATAGGAAAAGAGGACAAAGAAGAACTGTCTGCGTGCTATCATCGTATCGCCCGTCAAACACATGGCATGATCAAGCGAACAGATCGAGAGTGGGACAGAATCCTCGATAGTCCCGAAATGATTACCGTCGGCTACCAAAAGGAAGGGAGACTAGGCGGCTATCTCGCTTTTCAGTTTCAGAGCGCCCATGAAAAAAACAAACTCTTCAACAACATAGAAATAAGAGAGCTTCTGTATGAGAGCCGCGAAGCACTTGCACAACTGCTCTCTTTCCTGCGCAGCCAGGCCGATCAGATTCAACGGATCGAGTTTACGACGCCGGACGAAGATTTTCACTTGTTGCTATCTGATCCGGGCAATGGAACGGATTCGATCTTGTGGAGCATTTATCATGAGAGCCATGTATCCGGAGTCGGTCTGATGTATCGGATCATTGATGTGCCTGGATTTTTCCGTCAGCTCTCCCACCACCGTTTTGGTTCGGAAACGGTAAATGTAAAGCTGACGATCCGCGATTCGTTCCTGCCTGAGAATGAAGGAACATGGCTCATCAAGTTTGTCGATGGACGTCCGGAATTAGGAGAGGCAGTAGAGCCTGACGTTACGGTGCAGCTAGATATTTCGGATTTTTCTTCGCTCGTGATGGGGGTAGTAACTGCCCGAAAGCTGCATCAATACGGCCAGTTGGAACTGGATGCCCCAGAAAAGCTACCCATTTTGGATAGACTGTTTGCTGTTTCCGAGAAGCCGCGAAGTGTGACAACCTTCTAG
- a CDS encoding PilZ domain-containing protein, protein MPGRSEGHQREFFRLRLEYALCADMTIVLIKGKTMEIGSTQVLIEDIGAGGLRFLSHLKMPANDQLVLQFATELCGQALKMYGHVVRTIPWETDYYEYAVRFTMEEEQHLEINRMVNRLAIRYRQKRTATEGRFYKGDRLAFLKELAQASLAMRASEA, encoded by the coding sequence ATGCCAGGTAGATCAGAGGGGCATCAACGTGAATTTTTTCGCTTACGTCTAGAATACGCCCTCTGTGCAGACATGACTATTGTGCTGATCAAAGGGAAAACCATGGAGATTGGGAGCACGCAGGTATTGATCGAGGATATCGGGGCAGGTGGACTTCGTTTTCTTTCTCATCTCAAAATGCCGGCAAATGATCAGCTCGTTCTGCAGTTTGCGACGGAATTGTGCGGACAGGCTCTGAAAATGTACGGCCATGTAGTCCGCACGATTCCGTGGGAAACGGACTATTACGAATACGCTGTACGGTTTACGATGGAAGAGGAACAACATCTGGAGATTAATCGCATGGTAAACCGATTGGCGATCCGCTATCGGCAGAAGCGGACAGCAACAGAAGGACGTTTCTATAAAGGTGACCGCCTGGCATTTTTAAAAGAGTTGGCTCAAGCAAGTCTTGCGATGCGAGCCAGTGAAGCATAA
- a CDS encoding DUF2087 domain-containing protein, which translates to MSLHEAFWSASLQEWKQGYIEQGEHFMCLLCGEQVEKGIIYPVDGVLYEASRFMRHHIEAAHGSVFTHLSQLDKRLTGLSDHQVNLLRLFYQGKTDAEVQNEMGIGSASTIRNHRFALKEKERQAKVFLVMMELLHEADKNQSSNDAKSSKQKNTSKDGDAAEYAAIVKRLLPNGLSGRLERFPRKQKHKLILLEEISKKFELDRFYTEREVNEILEGLYDDYVTLRRYLVDVGLMDRQADGSQYWRIAVENEGEERGPQQMNRKQELKQMYKEVETDAGVYQIKNKQNEKVFIASTNNLKTINGRKFMLQHGSHPNRELQKDWDKYGPDAFEIEVLEKVEKKDHPYFDGKDALEKLEDKWMKKLAPYGDRGYHVQKDPS; encoded by the coding sequence ATGAGTCTTCATGAAGCATTTTGGAGCGCTTCCCTTCAAGAGTGGAAGCAAGGTTACATCGAACAAGGTGAACATTTTATGTGTTTGCTCTGTGGGGAACAGGTGGAGAAAGGAATTATTTATCCAGTGGATGGTGTCCTGTACGAAGCGTCCCGGTTTATGCGCCATCATATCGAGGCAGCGCACGGTTCTGTCTTTACTCACCTGAGCCAGTTGGATAAACGATTGACGGGCTTGTCTGATCATCAGGTGAATTTGCTTCGCCTCTTTTATCAGGGCAAGACAGACGCCGAGGTTCAAAATGAAATGGGGATCGGCAGTGCATCGACGATCCGTAACCACCGCTTTGCACTCAAGGAAAAAGAACGTCAGGCCAAGGTGTTCCTGGTCATGATGGAGTTATTACATGAAGCGGATAAAAATCAATCGTCCAACGATGCCAAATCAAGCAAGCAAAAGAATACCTCGAAAGATGGCGATGCCGCAGAGTATGCCGCGATCGTAAAGAGGCTCTTGCCGAATGGACTATCAGGTCGATTGGAGCGTTTCCCGCGTAAGCAAAAGCATAAACTGATCCTCCTCGAAGAGATTTCCAAAAAATTTGAGCTCGACCGTTTCTACACTGAGCGAGAAGTGAATGAGATTTTGGAAGGTCTCTACGACGATTATGTGACCTTGCGGAGATATTTAGTCGATGTTGGTCTGATGGATAGACAGGCGGATGGCAGTCAATATTGGCGGATCGCAGTGGAAAATGAAGGAGAGGAACGGGGGCCGCAACAGATGAATCGCAAACAAGAGCTCAAGCAGATGTACAAGGAAGTAGAAACCGATGCAGGCGTGTATCAAATTAAGAACAAGCAAAATGAAAAAGTGTTCATCGCCAGCACGAATAACCTAAAAACGATCAACGGCAGAAAGTTCATGCTTCAGCATGGTTCACATCCTAATCGTGAGCTGCAAAAAGACTGGGATAAATACGGTCCGGACGCTTTTGAAATCGAAGTTCTAGAAAAGGTGGAGAAGAAAGACCATCCGTATTTTGATGGGAAGGATGCCCTGGAAAAGCTCGAAGATAAATGGATGAAAAAGCTGGCGCCATATGGTGATCGAGGCTATCACGTGCAAAAAGATCCATCCTAG
- the gerQ gene encoding spore coat protein GerQ, translating into MSQQMPYTGYPQQQYGYDMYPSAQYPYGMPQQQQQMIQQQQPQLVPMQPSGALIPGMPITPGQVLEESYIENILRLNRGKVITVYQTFENNSQWNAKIFRGVLETAGRDHIIISDPQTGKRYLLLMVNTDYITADEELNYVPPQLPTGVR; encoded by the coding sequence ATGAGTCAACAAATGCCTTACACTGGTTACCCTCAACAACAATACGGTTACGACATGTACCCATCCGCACAGTATCCATACGGCATGCCTCAGCAACAGCAGCAGATGATTCAGCAGCAGCAACCTCAACTAGTTCCGATGCAGCCAAGCGGAGCCTTGATTCCTGGAATGCCCATTACTCCTGGGCAAGTGCTGGAAGAATCGTACATCGAAAACATCCTTCGGTTGAATCGAGGCAAGGTCATTACGGTGTACCAAACATTTGAAAACAACAGCCAATGGAACGCCAAAATTTTTCGTGGCGTCCTCGAAACGGCTGGCCGCGACCACATTATTATCAGCGATCCGCAAACCGGCAAGCGCTATTTGCTCCTCATGGTCAACACCGATTACATCACTGCGGACGAAGAGTTGAATTACGTCCCGCCTCAGCTTCCAACAGGAGTTCGGTAA
- a CDS encoding cell wall hydrolase, which yields MAVIKANSSDVDMLARLIRAEAEGEGELGMLMVGNVGVNRILGNCLDFKNIRSMRDMVYQSPGGFEAVQKPYFYQRAREKDRRLAQRAVNGEKTRPASNALWFYRPAGNCPPTWWDQQNSGRYKAHCFFVPTPADCPRVY from the coding sequence ATGGCCGTCATCAAAGCGAACTCCAGTGATGTAGATATGCTTGCCAGACTGATTCGGGCCGAGGCTGAGGGTGAAGGTGAGTTGGGCATGTTGATGGTTGGCAACGTTGGAGTAAATCGGATTTTAGGTAACTGCCTTGACTTCAAAAACATTCGCAGCATGCGTGACATGGTCTATCAATCTCCGGGAGGATTCGAAGCGGTCCAGAAGCCGTATTTCTATCAACGGGCCAGGGAAAAAGACAGAAGACTGGCACAGCGGGCAGTCAATGGAGAGAAAACCCGCCCTGCGAGCAACGCATTGTGGTTCTACCGTCCTGCTGGAAACTGCCCTCCTACCTGGTGGGATCAGCAAAACTCCGGTCGCTATAAGGCACACTGCTTCTTCGTTCCAACACCAGCAGATTGTCCACGCGTCTATTAA
- a CDS encoding MerR family transcriptional regulator — MSREGIQKEESWTISDLAQQLDVSTRTIRYYEELGLIFPSRTEKGSRHYNRKDRARLRLILRGKRFGFSLDQIREMIELFDEDRTGRAQLMRTIEYGNQKLAEIDEKIMELRQLREDILVYKQNFEQKLLEENEEEKR; from the coding sequence ATGAGCAGAGAAGGAATACAGAAGGAAGAATCGTGGACCATCTCTGATCTTGCTCAACAATTAGATGTCAGCACCAGAACGATTCGGTACTACGAAGAGCTCGGTTTGATTTTCCCCAGTCGAACAGAGAAGGGAAGCAGGCATTATAACCGCAAGGATCGTGCCCGGCTGCGACTCATTCTGCGAGGGAAGCGCTTCGGATTTTCGTTGGATCAGATTCGCGAGATGATTGAGCTGTTCGACGAGGATCGTACAGGTCGTGCGCAGCTTATGCGAACGATTGAGTACGGCAACCAAAAGCTGGCTGAGATCGACGAGAAAATCATGGAACTCCGACAACTGAGAGAAGACATTCTCGTCTACAAGCAAAACTTTGAACAAAAATTGCTTGAAGAAAATGAGGAGGAGAAACGATGA